The Terriglobales bacterium genome includes the window CACCCGGAATGAGATCGTCGAGAACGCGCTGAGCCTGCTGGGAAGCCGGTTCGTCTTCCAGAACAGCGACCTCAGTGCCGGCCCGGTGCGGCCCGACTCCAGCCGTTTCCTGAAGAGCTACATCGGGCGCGCAGTCACCGGGCTGCAGATGCGGACCTCGGCCGAGCGCGAGAGCGCGGCTATGGGCGCGGCCGGCGATCCTCCCCTCGCTCTGCGCAAGTCCATCGACGTGGGAATGGCGCCCGACAGCTCCGGCCGGCACATCGACTATCTCGAGATCTATTGGCCGGACGTGCTGGCCGACGACCTGCAGCCGGTGCTGCTCTACGGCGCGTCGCGGTTCGGCTCCGCACCGCCGGTCCGGCGTCACGTCGAACCGAAAAAGCCGCCCAAGTTCTAAGAACTGCCGTGCCTCACGGCTCCGGCCACGAACCTGGCGCGGTGACCCGCGTCACTGCAAAGCTGCCCGCCCGGGCGGAGAGTTAGATGGAGCGACTCCATGCGTACCCTGCTTCTCGCTCTCATTGTGACCACCGGGCTCGTTTTCCCGGTTGCGGAGCCTGCGCCGACGCCGGCTCCGAAAGGCACTGTATGCTGGCCGTTGAGTTTTGCTGGGGTCACAGTAGGAGTTACCACGGATTCCCAGGTGCAGCGGCTCCTGGGCAAGGGCGTCTTCCGACCCGATGAAGGCCACACCGGCGGTCGCTATTTCCTCGACGCCAACCAGACAGCTACCCTGCACGTTGTTGGAGGGGTGGACCAGGTTGTGGAGGAACTGACATTGAGCCAGGGGGTGAGCGCGGAGATCAAGGCCAATGAGCGCAGCGCCGCGGTCAGCAAGTGGTTCGACCCGGAGGAGCAGTTCGGCAACGGGCTTTTACTGCACCTGGGCTCGACCGAGAAGGAGGTCCTCTCCAACTTGGGTCAGCCCAAGGAGCGGCTCAGCGCGAAGCAATGGCTGTACGAGACGACCTGCGCCTGTGATCTACCGGCTTATCTTACCGTCTCGTTCAAGGCTGGCCGTCTGGTTGAACTTTCATTAGCGGAAGAGGAATAAAGCGTAGCTGGCGATCAATCCCCTCATCACAAGCAACCCCTGCCCCCAGACAATCCGCCCGGCGTTGACCCCCTTCCATCGCCTCCGATAGACTGAAAATTTCCGGTGCACAGGCGGGTCGCCTGTGCCACACAAGCTCCTATGGCCGAGAGCATCCACATCAAGCTGCCCGACGGCAGCGTCCGCGAGGTGCCGCGAGGCACCACCGCCCTGGAGATCGCGCGCTCCATCTCCCCGCGCCTGGCCGAGGCCGCGCTGGTGGCCCGCACCAACGGCTCGCTCATCGACTTGGCCCGCCCGCTGGAGAAGGACGCCGAACTGCGCATCCTGACCTCCAAGGACCCGGAGGCGCTCGAGGTCTTCCGCCACTCCTCCGCCCACCTGCTGGCCGCGGCCGTGCTGGAACTCT containing:
- a CDS encoding TGS domain-containing protein: MAESIHIKLPDGSVREVPRGTTALEIARSISPRLAEAALVARTNGSLIDLARPLEKDAELRILTSKDPEALEVFRHSSAHLLAAAVLEL